The following is a genomic window from Phaseolus vulgaris cultivar G19833 chromosome 6, P. vulgaris v2.0, whole genome shotgun sequence.
AAAAATGCATGACAGATTGGTCACAATGTCAAATCCTTTGTTAATATCATTCCAAAAGTTTGAACTTGTAACGTTGTGATGTCAATTTAAATTATGGCATACAAGGAAATCAACATGCTTAGAGGTGTAAGTTAAGTGTAAAATAATTGTACTAGGTTCCACATAACACAAGAACAATTTTTAATGTACAAACCTATTCAATTCTGCTGCACTTGAATGCTGTGAATTATTTACACTATTATCCAATGATGTCAAAAGCGAAAGGAATCCTATTGAAGCTCCGATTGGAACCTACAATTGCAAACAATTGAAAGAAGGAAGCGAAAACATTAAACAAACTTTCACACttataacaacaacaataactTACAGAAACCCCTTCACTTGCATGTGTTATCCCAATGCATGTGTTCACATTCACTTCACTTTCAACACACACCCGAGAAGGAACATCTACACAATTTCTTTGTTCATGCCTCTCCTATAAGAGAAATGAAAAAATTTAATTCCAAAATAGTTGGGCTATAATATGTTTCGTATATGTGATATTCCATTGCATTCATAAATGTGATACTTCAACTCAGAATTTAGATTCAAATGTGGACAAAGTTTGGCATTGCACTAACCGAATTACGCATAATGGCAACTTGGTGTGTACTAGATGAAGTTTTTACTCGAGGACCTCTCTCAGTCCATGACTTCTTTCGTGTAGATCGTGGACGTCCCTTTCTTTTAACAACAATGAGGCTACGAACTTCCCTGTTCATATTCAAAGTGATACGATTAGGTGACATCGGTGGTGGAGGAATGCCAGACAACACTGGTTGGGTCACAATTGTATAAGTTTGTTGATTATCCATGTCTTTGGCCAGAAAATCATCAAGACGCTTATGTAATTGTTTTGTTGCACTTGTTGAGGCACTTGCAAGTTCAGCTATATCATAAAATTTCTTGCACAACCCGTCATATCTATGAATTTTTGGATCATTGTCTTTCATCCCAGATGAAGCTCTTATGTAGGTGTGTTTTCGACGAAGATTTTTACTCCATCTGCTCAACACATATTTCATTGGTACTTGTGCCACTTTTTCCTGTGCAAGAACAACCAAGCAGTGTCGACACAAAATTCCCCTAAACTCAAATAACAAGCATGTGCAGGAAATATCAAGGTTATCCCGGTTAAAACACACTTCAAAGTTCATGTGTTTAGTTCTTTCATTACAAAAGGACTCTTCAACAACATCGAACCGAGAACTTTGTCCCTCAACAAACACATTATGAGAAACACAATTCATTTTCAATCTAAATTCTACTTGCACTTCATTGAATTTGGCATGTGTGTACTCCATTTAGAATTGTCTTTCGATGCTAGACTAGGACGTGGAAGGAATAACGGTGTTCAATGAAGCAAAGTCTGCTTGACATTCTAATTGTGCTTTTTTTTGTAGTGCATTGTCATATTGATGTACAAATTGTTGGAGTGTGGTCATTGAATTGATATAGCCATGAAAAAAGGCGTTCATGCTCTCACTCCTTTGTGTTGTTGACATCCCTGcccaaaaaaaattcttaagaaaacatGGCACCCAACGTTGTCGTTCTTCGAATAGGGTAGTCAACCAAACATTGTTACTCAAATCATATGCAGTAATGAAATTTTCCCAGGACGACAAAAATTCATCAACATTGGTGGACTCATACACTATGGTCTTCATTGCATGTTTGATTTGTTTATATTGACCATAGCCTTGTAGCTTCTTAGGTATTTTCTTCATGATATGCCATAAGCACCACCTGTGACTTACATTAGGAAACACAAATTCAATTGCATTCTGCATTGCCTTGCATTGGTCAGTCACAATGCCTTTAGGTGGCCTATTTGACATACATCGCAACCAAGTTTGAAATAGCCAAACAAAAGCATTTGTGTCTTCTGAAGATAGTAGTCCACAACCCAACAAAATAGATTGGCCATGATGATTAACACCCACAAATGGTGCAAATGACATGTCATATTTATTAGTCAAATATGTAGTAT
Proteins encoded in this region:
- the LOC137833322 gene encoding protein FAR-RED IMPAIRED RESPONSE 1-like, translating into MNDDVGLRINKSFYSFISAAGDNLEFVERDVRNYVGKQRRVLGKEGHGKALLTHFSHMRELNQHFFFDIDFDINNRIRHIFWADARSQATWESFGDVLCFDTTYLTNKYDMSFAPFVGVNHHGQSILLGCGLLSSEDTNAFVWLFQTWLRCMSNRPPKGIVTDQCKAMQNAIEFVFPNVSHRWCLWHIMKKIPKKLQGYGQYKQIKHAMKTIVYESTNVDEFLSSWENFITAYDLSNNVWLTTLFEERQRWVPCFLKNFFWAGMSTTQRSESMNAFFHGYINSMTTLQQFVHQYDNALQKKAQLECQADFASLNTVIPSTS